GGTAACGGCGTCGTTACCGGCATCGACGTCGAGCGTCCCATTGGTGTTACTGACGTAGGTCAGGTCGCCTCCGTCTATGATGACAGCATGGGTGGAGGTGACGGTCAGGAGTGAAGCGATTCCGGCAAGGATAAGTTTGGAGCTCAGGTATGGTTTCATGGGATAGACGTTTGGGGTTAGTGACTCAGGAGCGTTTTTATCGACGCGTGCATGATTAGTTCATCATAAGTCGCTTCAGATCTGCGACTGGAGAACTGATGTACTGCATGGGGTTCAGATTTATCTTTGCGTTGACATTATTCAAAACATTGTTGATGCACATTGGTGCGTGAGCAACCGAGTAACTATCCGTGAAATTGCCCAAAAGGCTGGTGTCCACCATGCCACTGTGTCGCGTGCCCTGCGTAATGACCCGCAGATTGCGACGGAGACGCGCGAGCACATTTTGAAGCTTGCTCGACGGATGGGGTACCGCCCGGACCCGGCGCTGTCCTCGCTCATGCGTTACCGTAGCGCCAAGGCCGCGCATCACTACCAGGCGGCCTTGGCATGGGCCACAAACTATCCCACGCGTGACGGCTGGCTGACCCATGAGAAAGTCGGGTACTATAGCGGAGCACTGCAACGGGCCGAGGAGCTTGGCTACTCGTTGGATCCCTTCTGGCTCGGGGAGGCGGGCATGAGCGGTGCACGAGCCTCTGCCATCCTCAAGGCCCGCAACATTCAGGGGGTCATTCTGCTACCCATGCCGAAGGCGAATGTCAGTATCGACCTGGATTGGGACCAGTTTTCGGCCGTCTCGATCAGCCATACGGTGACATCTCCGCACCTCAATGTCGTGACCAATCACCATTTCCGGTCAATGGCGCTGCTCATGAAGCAACTGGATGCGCTCGGCTATAAACGGCCGGGTTTTGCCTGCTTGCGGCGCATTCATGAGTCTGTCGATCGAGCATGGGCTGCCGCCTTTGAAATGTATCGGCCAGGCGCCGGCAGCCGCGCGGACATCCCCTTGTATATTTACGAAGAAGAGTCACTGCCTGCCTTTGAACATTGGGTCAGGACCTATAAGCCAGACGTTATCGTCGCCCACAGTGATAATATCATGCACTACCTCAAGGAGATGCAGCTTCGCGTGCCCGAGGATATCGGTGTCGCCATGGCTGCGCGCCACGGTGTGAGTAGTGATTGCTCAGGGATCGACGAAAACAATAACACGGTGGGAAGAGTCGTCGTGAATGTGGTCGTCGAAATGATTCACAACAATGAGCGTGG
This genomic interval from Ruficoccus sp. ZRK36 contains the following:
- a CDS encoding LacI family DNA-binding transcriptional regulator; the protein is MSNRVTIREIAQKAGVHHATVSRALRNDPQIATETREHILKLARRMGYRPDPALSSLMRYRSAKAAHHYQAALAWATNYPTRDGWLTHEKVGYYSGALQRAEELGYSLDPFWLGEAGMSGARASAILKARNIQGVILLPMPKANVSIDLDWDQFSAVSISHTVTSPHLNVVTNHHFRSMALLMKQLDALGYKRPGFACLRRIHESVDRAWAAAFEMYRPGAGSRADIPLYIYEEESLPAFEHWVRTYKPDVIVAHSDNIMHYLKEMQLRVPEDIGVAMAARHGVSSDCSGIDENNNTVGRVVVNVVVEMIHNNERGIPQVPITTLVEGFWVNGSTLRTSL